GACCAGCAACGCAAACTCCCTGGCCAAACGCTGCGGGGAGCGAAGCGAGAGAGCCCAACCCGCAGTGGCCAACAGCAACAAACCGTTCCAAAGGCTGAGGCTCCAGGCAGCTTGAGCCGGGGCATCACCGCTCACGGCGATGACAGCACCATTCACCAGAGAACCGAGAGGCGGAATTTTTGGAGAGAGATCGAGAAGGGCCTGCCAGCCCTGCCAGCCACCTCCCGGGAGCAGGCCAAGGGCCCGACCGTGATCCAGGGCACTGTTGAGATAGTCGGCCTGATCCCAGGCGGGCAAGCCGCCGTGGCGCGACCACCACAGCCGATCCGCGGCCGTGGACAGTACCCAGAGCAGCAGCAGCAGCGCCCGAAACGCTCCCGCTCCCATCAGATCTCCAAGCGTCGACGTTCGTCTTGGAGACGCTTGCGACGCTGCCTGGCTTCGCGAATCATCTCGCGACCGTCGTGGAGGTAACTGTCCACGTAGCCCATCGTGTAGCGCTCGAACTCCGTCACCGCATCCTCCACCTGCGAGAAACAGTGGTAGACGCTCAGACCAAATCCACGCGCCGAAGCCGGGGTTGGGATGGATTGAAACAAGGTCTTCACCTTATTAAGCCGGCTCCGGCTCTGTTCGAGATAAGTACAGAACGCCTCCATCAAGGCATCGTCATAGGGATCAGCCGACAAGGCCCGGAGTTCAGCGGCGAAGGGATTGATCACCTGGCCGAGCAGGCGATCGATCGGGGAGTAGACCTTCCTCAACCAGGTGGCCAGATCTTCGTCAGCGTGACTCGCTCGCCCGCTGGCCTGCCGTGCCACCTGACTGGCGCGAGCATTGCGTGCCCCACGAGCCCTTGCCTCGTCTCTGGCCACCTCCGCAGGTCTCCTGCTCGTGTCGAAGGCGCGGCGACTCTCGGGATCCCCCAGTTGTTCCCAGGCGGCATTCAGCGCCAGGATTCGTTCCTCTGACCCACCGGCATCGGGGTGGTGCTGCTTCACCAGGCGCCTGTAAGAGGCCTTGAGTTCAGCCTGAGTCGCCGTGGAGCACACCTCGAGAACGGCGTAGGGATCGAGCGTGTTGGGCATCAGAGTCACAGCTGAGCGTCCCGGCGTGCTGGAAGAGGCGCCGCAGTGCTGAACATCGGTGTAGAGAGATAGCGCTCTCCAAAACTGGCCAAGATCACCACGATCCGGCATCCCTCCATGACCGGGCGTTGCCCCAGTCGCAGCGCAGCGGCCACCGCGGCACCACTACTCACCCCGCAAAGCAACCCCTCTTCCCGAGCAAGACGCCGACCGACATCCATGGCCTCATCGTCGCTGACCGCGATGATCTCATCGATCAGATCCATCTCCAGAACGGGCGGAATAAAGCCAGCGCCGATTCCCTGCAGACGATGGGGTCCAGCAACGCCACCAGCCAACACCGGACTGGCAGCTGGCTCCACGGCGACCACCGAAAGCTTGGGCTGACGCTCTTTCAGCACTCGGGCGCAACCGGTGATGGTTCCCCCGGTCCCCACCCCGGCCACCAGAGCATCCAGGACACCCTCCGTATCAGCCCAGATCTCTTCGGCTGTGGATGCTGCGTGCACCGCAGGGTTCGCGGGGTTATCGAACTGCTGGAGGAGATAGGCACCAGGGATCTCCTTCACCAACTCCCGCGCCCGCTCAATGGCCCCCTGCATGCCCTCCATACCTGGTGTGAGCTGCAGCTCAGCCCCATAGGCCCTGAGCATCGCCCTGCGTTCGGTACTCATCGTGTCGGGCATCGTGAGAATCAGCCGATAACCACGGGCCGCTGCCACCATTGCCAAGGCGATTCCGGTGTTTCCACTGGTGGGTTCCACCAAAACAGTTCGCTCAGGTGCAATGGTGCCAGCGCTTTCAGCAGCCTCCACCATGGCCCCGGCA
The sequence above is a segment of the Synechococcus sp. PROS-7-1 genome. Coding sequences within it:
- a CDS encoding J domain-containing protein, whose amino-acid sequence is MPNTLDPYAVLEVCSTATQAELKASYRRLVKQHHPDAGGSEERILALNAAWEQLGDPESRRAFDTSRRPAEVARDEARARGARNARASQVARQASGRASHADEDLATWLRKVYSPIDRLLGQVINPFAAELRALSADPYDDALMEAFCTYLEQSRSRLNKVKTLFQSIPTPASARGFGLSVYHCFSQVEDAVTEFERYTMGYVDSYLHDGREMIREARQRRKRLQDERRRLEI
- the cysK gene encoding cysteine synthase A, which codes for MAIAPDITALVGRTPMVRLNRLPKAWGCSAEIVAKLESFNPTASVKDRIAGAMVEAAESAGTIAPERTVLVEPTSGNTGIALAMVAAARGYRLILTMPDTMSTERRAMLRAYGAELQLTPGMEGMQGAIERARELVKEIPGAYLLQQFDNPANPAVHAASTAEEIWADTEGVLDALVAGVGTGGTITGCARVLKERQPKLSVVAVEPAASPVLAGGVAGPHRLQGIGAGFIPPVLEMDLIDEIIAVSDDEAMDVGRRLAREEGLLCGVSSGAAVAAALRLGQRPVMEGCRIVVILASFGERYLSTPMFSTAAPLPARRDAQL